The proteins below come from a single Vitreimonas flagellata genomic window:
- a CDS encoding integrase core domain-containing protein: MDWSLALGFVLGWVACWCSPRRLIAWHDALYRAWWRMISERRGGRPRISPELIALIRRMARENPLWGSPRIHGELLKLGFTLAQSTVSKYMPPRARHPSQSWRTFLTTHAKHIVGIDMLTVRTLGFDTLYAFVVLGHERRRILHVEVTPRANAYWLACEIACALGNASIEAPILVRDNDRLYGAVFRRQLRAIGVRDHPTQPRSPWQNGHVERLIGSIRRECLDHHIILNAAHLRRVLRDYADYYNFDRTHLTLGKDSPLTRPVEPRGGIVSRRVLGGLHRRYSRGPPK, from the coding sequence GTGGATTGGTCGCTGGCCTTGGGTTTTGTGTTGGGTTGGGTCGCCTGCTGGTGCTCACCGCGACGGCTGATCGCCTGGCACGACGCGCTCTATCGCGCCTGGTGGCGCATGATATCAGAGCGCCGCGGCGGACGCCCGCGGATCAGTCCTGAACTGATCGCCCTCATCCGCCGTATGGCGCGGGAGAACCCGCTCTGGGGCTCCCCGCGCATCCATGGCGAATTGCTGAAGCTTGGCTTCACGCTCGCCCAATCCACCGTGTCCAAATATATGCCGCCCCGGGCTAGGCACCCGTCGCAAAGCTGGCGCACGTTTCTCACAACCCACGCCAAGCACATTGTCGGCATCGATATGCTGACTGTGCGCACCCTCGGTTTCGATACGCTCTACGCCTTCGTCGTGCTTGGACACGAGCGCCGACGCATCTTGCACGTCGAAGTGACGCCCCGGGCGAACGCGTACTGGCTGGCTTGTGAGATCGCGTGCGCGCTAGGCAATGCCTCGATTGAAGCCCCGATCCTGGTGCGTGACAATGACCGCCTCTATGGCGCTGTCTTCCGCCGTCAGCTCCGCGCCATCGGCGTACGCGATCACCCAACCCAACCGCGTTCCCCCTGGCAGAACGGCCATGTCGAGCGGCTAATCGGCTCGATCCGGCGCGAGTGCCTCGATCACCACATCATCCTCAATGCGGCGCATCTGCGCCGCGTGCTGCGCGACTATGCCGATTATTACAATTTCGACCGCACCCACCTTACTTTAGGCAAGGATTCGCCGCTGACGCGGCCCGTCGAGCCCCGCGGAGGCATCGTTTCACGCCGCGTCCTGGGCGGTTTGCATCGGCGCTACAGCCGCGGCCCGCCGAAATGA
- a CDS encoding helix-turn-helix transcriptional regulator, whose product MNSKPDRSLPQLELFGSNPNSGRKAKRKARSSKTVAKETPAIPALSAPIAPPPNALLDVRRAAARLGLSKSTLDKMRMKGKGPPFVKSTDRSVRYDPIDLDKWIDERRRQSS is encoded by the coding sequence GTGAATTCCAAGCCCGACCGTTCCTTGCCTCAATTGGAGCTGTTTGGTTCGAATCCAAACTCAGGCCGAAAGGCGAAAAGGAAAGCGCGATCGTCCAAGACGGTCGCCAAAGAGACCCCAGCAATTCCCGCTCTTTCGGCGCCCATTGCGCCACCGCCGAACGCACTTCTGGATGTACGGCGCGCTGCAGCGCGCCTTGGATTATCAAAATCGACGCTCGACAAGATGCGCATGAAGGGCAAGGGGCCGCCATTCGTGAAATCTACCGACCGTTCTGTGCGCTATGATCCGATTGACCTCGACAAGTGGATTGATGAGCGAAGGCGCCAATCATCGTAA
- a CDS encoding TrbI/VirB10 family protein, which produces MTNSTTGASDDEVPIRPKPHIPPTISIRASAPKPRRLSRKLLMGGALLLGSAIALALLQGLSRPERERRAETESQQSQANISPPEAIREAPDTYDANTLAPPIDPERDYFWGDQGPPGGASEANENAPAPGAGNAASAPAQSQSPDLADAESARISGLLFSRTRSNTRSVSTEDSAVLQSGYRPPQSRFTLQAGSTISAALLTALNSDQPGRVIAQVSENVFDSVTGNHLLIPQGARLIGAYDADTRYGDQRLRVTWRRLIMPNGWSISLEDMPGTDAAGTAGLSGQADAHLGRIAFASILSGVLSVAANEAESDDEDRVSASVGDASAQEAARVGGRLVDRELDVRPTLRIRAGARVRVLVSQDIILGPYRP; this is translated from the coding sequence ATGACCAATTCAACAACGGGCGCGTCGGACGACGAAGTCCCGATCCGTCCGAAGCCCCACATTCCGCCGACGATCTCAATCCGCGCTTCGGCGCCTAAGCCGCGCCGTCTCTCGCGCAAATTGCTGATGGGTGGCGCGCTTCTACTTGGAAGCGCCATAGCGTTGGCGCTGCTCCAAGGCCTCTCGCGCCCCGAACGCGAACGGCGCGCCGAGACTGAAAGCCAGCAAAGCCAAGCCAACATCTCGCCGCCTGAAGCCATACGCGAGGCGCCTGACACCTATGACGCCAACACTTTGGCGCCGCCGATTGATCCAGAGCGCGATTATTTCTGGGGCGATCAAGGACCGCCGGGCGGCGCTTCAGAAGCAAATGAAAATGCGCCGGCCCCAGGCGCTGGGAACGCCGCATCTGCGCCGGCCCAATCGCAGTCGCCAGACCTTGCCGACGCAGAAAGCGCGCGCATCTCCGGACTTCTCTTTTCGCGCACACGGTCAAACACACGCTCAGTTTCGACCGAAGATAGCGCCGTGCTGCAAAGCGGGTACAGGCCGCCGCAATCGAGGTTCACACTTCAAGCTGGCTCCACTATCTCGGCGGCCCTGCTCACGGCTTTGAATTCAGATCAACCCGGCCGCGTCATCGCGCAAGTGAGCGAGAACGTTTTCGACAGCGTCACCGGCAATCATTTGCTCATTCCGCAGGGCGCACGTCTGATCGGCGCCTATGATGCCGACACGCGCTATGGCGACCAACGTCTTCGCGTCACGTGGCGCAGGCTCATCATGCCCAACGGCTGGAGCATCTCGCTTGAAGACATGCCCGGCACGGATGCCGCCGGGACCGCAGGCTTAAGCGGCCAGGCCGACGCACATCTTGGTCGCATCGCCTTTGCCTCGATCTTATCTGGCGTCTTGAGCGTCGCCGCCAATGAGGCCGAAAGCGATGACGAGGATCGCGTCAGCGCAAGCGTCGGCGACGCGTCCGCACAAGAAGCTGCACGCGTGGGCGGGCGTCTAGTTGATCGCGAACTTGATGTGCGCCCCACTCTGCGCATTCGCGCTGGCGCACGCGTTCGTGTGCTCGTGAGCCAAGACATCATCTTGGGTCCTTATCGGCCGTGA
- a CDS encoding TrbG/VirB9 family P-type conjugative transfer protein codes for MRRCALTTSAIAFVLAFVFAPGTRAQTNRATSPLNSLAEANAEARRRPDPANFIDATQIYDFADGALYEIYAAPGFISAVLLEPGETITSIAAGDTTRWMVEEASSGHEGETRPLILVKPLRGGVRTNILVVTDRRVYSLEAIAVAGQTYSARTAWRYAAADPASLAEGYADPTAINTGYRIRVARGPSPRWLPRSVYDDGQRTYIEFPPELATTEAPPLFVLDGGEPALVNYRTISNRYVIDRLFDAAELRLGGERPTIVRITRNGASTHPPTTPRRRR; via the coding sequence ATGAGACGCTGCGCGCTCACGACCTCAGCTATTGCCTTTGTCCTCGCGTTTGTGTTCGCGCCCGGAACACGTGCGCAGACCAATCGGGCGACGTCGCCGCTAAACTCACTCGCCGAAGCCAATGCAGAAGCGCGACGCCGTCCAGATCCCGCCAACTTCATCGACGCCACGCAAATCTACGACTTCGCCGACGGCGCGCTCTATGAGATTTATGCCGCACCCGGCTTCATCTCGGCTGTGCTGCTAGAGCCCGGTGAAACCATCACTTCGATCGCCGCAGGCGATACGACGCGCTGGATGGTCGAAGAAGCCTCTAGCGGCCATGAGGGCGAGACCCGTCCGCTCATCCTGGTGAAGCCGCTTCGCGGGGGCGTGCGCACCAACATTCTCGTTGTGACAGACAGACGAGTCTATTCGCTGGAAGCGATCGCGGTCGCTGGCCAAACCTATTCGGCGCGCACCGCTTGGCGCTACGCTGCCGCTGATCCAGCGAGCCTTGCCGAGGGATATGCTGATCCCACTGCGATCAACACAGGCTATCGCATTCGCGTGGCGCGTGGACCAAGCCCGCGCTGGCTGCCGCGCAGCGTCTATGACGACGGACAGCGCACCTACATCGAGTTTCCGCCCGAACTGGCAACAACTGAAGCACCGCCTCTCTTCGTGCTCGATGGCGGCGAGCCTGCTTTGGTCAATTACCGGACGATCTCCAATCGCTACGTGATTGATCGCTTGTTCGATGCTGCTGAACTTCGGCTTGGCGGCGAGCGCCCCACCATCGTGCGCATCACCCGCAACGGCGCGTCAACACATCCGCCGACCACGCCCCGGAGACGTCGATGA
- a CDS encoding VirB8/TrbF family protein, which yields MAASWIEATHGADARTNQSFTGLFTIRFDQPRNADALMHNPLGLFITEFSISPETPAATYPRGTP from the coding sequence ATGGCAGCGAGCTGGATCGAAGCCACACATGGCGCAGATGCGCGCACCAATCAGAGTTTCACCGGGCTTTTCACCATCCGCTTTGACCAGCCACGTAATGCCGATGCGCTCATGCACAATCCGCTGGGTCTCTTCATCACGGAATTCTCGATCTCACCGGAGACGCCGGCGGCGACTTATCCGCGGGGCACGCCATGA
- a CDS encoding TonB-dependent receptor plug domain-containing protein translates to MAAHADAQTSNTSERPVSYNIPAQPLPAALLAFAQQSGVEVLFAYDEVSGVRAPALVGAHTRADALRILLSGADISANVGADGVVRLEYPSRPQGEARLIPTDAPASTTAPNRPAPAALDPIDGDDLVVTGTRIRGAGPIGSHVVTLDHVAIEESGLATSEELMRTLPQNFGGGFAQHVSFQNGNIGGGSGVNLRGLGADATLTLVNGRRQPVMGLRGNFTDISSIPASAIERIEVLPDSASAIYGSELDRSHTWRRCAHQSEFHRAFHHPL, encoded by the coding sequence ATGGCGGCGCATGCTGACGCCCAAACGTCGAATACATCCGAGCGGCCTGTCAGCTATAACATTCCCGCCCAACCGCTGCCGGCCGCCCTTCTGGCCTTCGCGCAACAATCCGGCGTCGAAGTCTTGTTTGCCTATGATGAAGTTTCAGGCGTACGCGCGCCGGCGCTTGTCGGCGCGCACACGCGCGCGGATGCGCTGCGCATTCTCCTCTCTGGCGCCGATATCAGCGCCAACGTGGGCGCCGACGGCGTCGTGCGCCTGGAATATCCTTCCCGCCCCCAGGGCGAGGCCCGGCTGATCCCAACCGACGCGCCGGCGTCGACGACGGCGCCGAACCGTCCCGCGCCCGCCGCATTGGATCCAATCGACGGCGATGACCTTGTCGTCACTGGCACTCGCATCCGCGGCGCCGGCCCCATTGGCTCCCATGTGGTGACGCTGGACCACGTCGCCATCGAAGAGAGCGGGCTTGCGACCAGCGAAGAGTTGATGCGCACGCTGCCGCAGAATTTCGGCGGCGGCTTTGCCCAACACGTCTCGTTTCAGAATGGCAATATCGGCGGCGGCTCTGGCGTCAATCTGCGCGGCTTGGGCGCTGACGCCACGCTCACGCTCGTCAACGGCCGGCGCCAGCCCGTGATGGGTTTACGCGGCAATTTCACCGACATCAGCTCCATTCCCGCGAGTGCGATTGAGCGCATTGAAGTGCTGCCGGACAGCGCCTCGGCCATTTATGGCAGCGAGCTGGATCGAAGCCACACATGGCGCAGATGCGCGCACCAATCAGAGTTTCACCGGGCTTTTCACCATCCGCTTTGA
- a CDS encoding patatin-like phospholipase family protein, whose protein sequence is MGKEVDRHLFSEGRKRVLCLDGGGIRGLLSVAVLERVEAILRARQPAEKQPTFVLSDYFDLIAGTSTGSIIAALLALGKTMKEVRAAYEELGPLIFSKPRAGAPVLQAKYEAGPFDAELKDALHETTLGGHGLRTGLLITCHRMDNGSAWILCNNKEGKYWRHDSTRPIRHLVRASAAAPTYFDPIILPIGNAQTGLFLDGAMSGLNNPSLATLIYVLGAEYKLGWKAGVDELFMLSVGTGYKRYLRDQADFAGKIVGFQASDALTGLIHQSSFQALMTMQALSYSTEPFILNGEVSGLADTNIAGKPLLHFERVDAPLDGETQQKDLGLFLNEAELEDLERMDNCKKPNLGNLHLIGQRYAARLKETRLPSTFDIGAAP, encoded by the coding sequence ATGGGCAAGGAAGTCGACCGGCATCTTTTCTCGGAAGGACGCAAGCGCGTGCTGTGCCTCGACGGCGGGGGCATACGCGGGCTCTTGAGCGTGGCCGTGCTTGAGCGGGTCGAAGCGATCCTGCGCGCGCGTCAACCTGCCGAGAAACAGCCAACCTTCGTGCTCTCCGACTATTTCGACCTCATCGCGGGGACATCGACAGGTTCAATAATCGCCGCGCTGCTGGCGCTTGGGAAAACCATGAAAGAGGTGCGCGCAGCCTATGAGGAGCTGGGCCCCCTCATCTTCTCCAAGCCGCGGGCGGGCGCCCCTGTGCTCCAGGCCAAATATGAAGCGGGCCCATTCGACGCGGAATTGAAGGACGCCCTACACGAGACGACGCTCGGCGGTCACGGCCTGCGCACGGGCTTGTTGATCACGTGCCATCGCATGGACAATGGCTCGGCGTGGATCTTGTGCAACAATAAGGAGGGCAAATATTGGAGGCACGATTCCACCCGCCCCATCAGGCATTTGGTGCGGGCGAGTGCGGCCGCCCCCACCTATTTTGATCCGATCATTCTACCGATTGGCAACGCTCAGACCGGGCTCTTTCTCGACGGCGCAATGAGCGGGCTCAACAATCCGTCCTTAGCCACGCTCATCTACGTACTTGGCGCAGAATATAAGCTCGGTTGGAAAGCCGGCGTTGATGAGCTTTTCATGTTAAGCGTCGGCACCGGCTACAAACGCTATTTGAGGGATCAAGCGGACTTCGCGGGCAAGATCGTTGGGTTTCAGGCGAGCGATGCGCTAACGGGTTTGATCCACCAATCGTCCTTCCAAGCTTTGATGACGATGCAGGCGCTGTCTTATTCAACCGAGCCCTTCATCCTCAACGGCGAAGTGTCCGGTTTGGCCGACACCAATATTGCTGGGAAGCCGCTCTTGCATTTCGAGCGCGTGGACGCGCCGCTCGACGGCGAAACGCAACAAAAAGACCTTGGCCTCTTCCTCAACGAGGCGGAGCTTGAAGATCTTGAGCGTATGGACAATTGCAAGAAGCCAAATCTTGGCAATCTGCACCTCATCGGCCAGCGCTACGCTGCGCGATTGAAGGAAACGCGTTTGCCTTCGACGTTCGATATTGGCGCTGCGCCATAA